The following are from one region of the Sardina pilchardus chromosome 4, fSarPil1.1, whole genome shotgun sequence genome:
- the slc15a1a gene encoding solute carrier family 15 member 1, which produces MRAVLVLYFKYFLLWDDDLATSIYHVFVACCYLTPIFGAIVADSWLGKFKTIIYLSIVYALGQVVMAVSAIHDITDTDRDGTPDNMTLHVALSMTGLLLIALGTGGIKPCVSAFGGDQFEDHQTRQRSTFFSVFYLCINAGSLLSTIVTPILRGQECGIYSQQKCYPLAFGVPAALMVVALVVFIMGSGMYVKTAPKGNIMLDVCKCIGFAIKNRYRHRSDQHPKREHWLDWATEKYDKLLIVQIKMVLKVLFLYLPLPMFWTLFDQKGSRWTLQATTMNGDFGFLILQPDQMQTLNPILILTLVPITDRIIYPLIEKCGLNFSPLRRMTVGMFFAAMAFVSASMVQLEIDKTLPVFPSSTQSQVQVLNLQNTGLMLTIPPIEPFAIGPNQGNGEYITFDSDSISVSLNTSTPGPVILNVIKGKRQTLVIGSGNNMKLIDDLTAKPDQGNNALRFINGLSTTVNVSTSGIDYGEISTMMASNRSLMAHGTRVFTITGPNAGQQCEFTKTLGFGGAYSIIIPSTLWENVRCGNIAEVEEIQPNSVHMALQIPQYFLITAGEVVFSVTGLEFSYSQAPSNMKAVLQAGWLLTTAVGNFIVLIVAQVAKLDQQWAEYLLFACLLIAVCVIFSIMAHFYTYIDPVAIEAEFKQKEGLSPEENEKLEMKEKDSVQHDDEEDEKAKQTKM; this is translated from the exons ATGCGAG CTGTGCTCGTGTTGTACTTCAAGTACTTCTTGCTTTGGGATGATGATCTGGCCACCTCCATCTACCATGTCTTCGTGGCCTGTTGCTACCTGACCCCAATCTTTGGGGCCATCGTGGCTGACTCGTGGCTTGGAAAGTTCAA GACAATCATATACCTGTCAATAGTCTATGCACTTGGGCAGGTTGTGATGGCTGTAAGTGCCATCCATGACatcactgacacagacagagatggcACACCAGACAACATGACTCTTCATGT GGCCCTCTCCATGACTGGCCTGCTGCTCATTGCTCTGGGAACAGGTGGGATCAAACCGTGTGTGTCTGCCTTTGGAGGAGACCAGTTTGAGGACCACCAG ACAAGGCAACGGAGTACTTTCTTCTCCGTGTTCTACCTGTGCATCAACGCTGGAAGCCTTCTCTCCACCATCGTCACCCCAATTCTAAGAG GTCAGGAGTGCGGCATTTACAGTCAGCAGAAGTGCTACCCTCTTGCCTTTGGTGTCCCTGCTGCTCTCATGGTGGTCGCATTAG TTGTTTTCATAATGGGAAGTGGTATGTATGTCAAAACCGCTCCAAAAGGAAACATCATGCTGGATGTGTGTAAATGCATTGGT TTTGCCATTAAGAACCGCTACAGGCACCGAAGTGACCAACATCCAAAAAGAGAACACTGGCTGGACTGGGCCACTGAAAAATATGAT AAACTTCTGATTGTGCAGATCAAGATGGTTCTGAAGGTCCTCTTCCTCTATCTACCGCTCCCCATGTTCTGGACCCTGTTTGACCAAAAG GGTTCTCGCTGGACTCTGCAAGCCACCACCATGAATGGGGACTTT GGATTTTTAATTTTGCAGCCTGATCAAATGCAG ACGTTAAACCCCATCTTGATTCTCACTTTGGTTCCAATAACTGACCGGATTATATACCCACTTATTGAGAAATGTGGACTGAACTTCTC ACCCTTGAGGAGAATGACAGTGGGCATGTTTTTTGCTGCCATGGCCTTTGTTTCTGCTTCTATGGTTCAGCTTGAGATCGAT AAAACCTTGCCTGTCTTCCCCTCAAGCACTCAGAGCCAAGTTCAGGTACTAAACCTGCAAAATACTGGTCTGATGCTAACTATTCCACCTATCGAGCCATTTGCAATTGGACCTAACCAG GGAAATGGGGAGTATATAACATTTGACAGTGACAGCATATCTGTCTCACTGAACACTTCTACACCTGGACCAGTTATACTCAATGTGAtaaagggaaagagacagactcTAGTTATCGGTTCTGGAAACAATATGAAGTTG ATTGATGATTTGACTGCCAAACCCGATCAAGGAAACAATGCATTAAG ATTTATCAACGGTTTGTCCACAACAGTGAATGTGTCTACTAGCGGGATAGACTATGGTGAAATAAGCACAATGATGGCTTCAAACCGCTCCCTGATGGCACATGGAAC GCGTGTATTCACAATCACTGGGCCTAATGCTGGACAGCAGTGTGAGTTCACCAAAACCCTTGGATTTGGAGGTGCTTACTCTATCATCATTCCCAGCACACTGTGGGAAAATGTAAGA TGTGGCAACATTGCGGAGGTTGAGGAGATCCAACCCAACAGTGTTCACATGGCTCTCCAGATCCCACAATACTTCCTCATCACTGCAGGAGAGGTAGTCTTTTCTGTGACGGGTTTGGAGTTCTCTTATTCACAG gcaccAAGCAACATGAAGGCTGTTCTTCAGGCTGGTTGGCTGCTTACTACAGCTGTGGGCAACTTTATTGTTCTAATCGTGGCTCAGGTGGCAAAGTTAGATCAACAG TGGGCTGAGTACTTACTCTTTGCGTGCCTCCTGATTGCCGTCTGTGTAATCTTCTCCATCATGGCCCACTTCTACACCTACATTGATCCTGTGGCAATCGAGGCTGAATTCAAACAAAAGGAGGGATTGTCTCCAGAGGAAAATGAGAAATTAGAAATGAAGGAAAAAGACTCTGTCCAACATGATGATGAGGAAGacgaaaaagcaaaacaaacaaaaatgtga